TCCAGCCGGGTCGGTCGATCCGGCAGCTGCGGGGCCGTGCCAGCGGTCAGACCGGACACTGCCGTCACCGCATCCAGGGCAATCAGCAGGTCGCGTCCGAAGTCGTCCTCGATCAGCAGGAAATCCCGGCCGACCCGGCGCAGGAGCCCTTCGTGCTCCCGCCCACCCAGCACCGTGACCCGCATCCGCCGGTCGAGAGCGCCGCCCAGTCGTTGGACCACCGTGACCGCGCCGGTGGCCACACGGTCCCGGTCCGCCTGCTCGGCGGCGGCCTGCTCGTCGGCGAGGTCGTCGAAGCGAGCCTCCAGATCGGCGAACAGACGGTCCCAGCGCACGCGGCACTGTAACGCCGGACGCCCGACCGGCATTCATCCACGTTCACCGCCGACGGTTGACAAGAGCCAAAGGTTCCGATCAAGCTCTGAGGCGTGCCAAACGATGTCAAACGCAAGCAAAGCCTGGTGATCGCCTTCTTCGAGCCCGAATCCGGCCGAGTCCGACGGCCCGGGGGCCGGCCGCCCGTCGACGAACGGTCCGGGGGCGCGGCGTCGGCGTGGCTTCTGCTCGGCGTGCTGCTCGCCGGCCTGACCGGTCTGCTCGCCTTGCTCCCGCCGCCCACCGCGGTGTTGACCCTGACCGGTACCGGCACCCGGGGCCTGGACGCCGCGGTACTGGCGGGCGCGTCCGTCCTGGTCTGGGCGTTGAGCGCCTGGGTGGCGACGGTCGCCCTAGTCGCCGCGATCGGCGTCCTCCCCGGAGTGGGTGGCCAGGCGGCGCGGGCCCTGCTGCGGGTCATCGCCCCGCGGGTCGCCCTGCGCCTGGTCGCGGCGGCCGTCGGAGCCTCCGCGCTGGCCAGCACCACCGCTTGCGCCGCGCCGATCTTCGCCGAGCCGGCACAGGCGGCGATCTCGACCACCAGCACGCCCGCCGCCGCCCTCCCGACGTCGACGGCCATCGCCGGTCCGACGGCATCGGCCACGCTCCCATCGTCGGCAGTCCCGGCATCGACCACCGTCCCCTTCGCGATGGACTGGCCGGAGTCGACACCGACCGACTCGGTGGTGCTCGACATCCAGTGGCCCGACACCGAAGTCGACGGTCCGACCGTCACGACTGCCGTCGCTTCCCCGGCGCCGACAGCAGCACCGGGCCACAGCGGCCCCGCCGCCGCTGCTGAGCCCGAGACGTCGGCTCCGCTGTCGTCGGCCCCCACGACGGGACAGGCGGCCGAGGAGGTCACCGTCCGACCGGGCGACACCTTGTGGTCGCTGGCACAGCGGTCACTGCCCGCCGACGCCGACGACGCCGCCGTCGACACCGCCTGGCGTCAGTGGTTCGCGGCGAACCGGAACGTCATCGGTGACAACCCCGACCGTCTCGAACCAGGCCAGATCCTGCTTGCCCCGTCGGCGGACGGGTCGACGCCATGACACCGGACGCCCCGCATCACCGGATTGCCCGCACCACCGACGAGAGGACCTCGCGATGACGACCGCACTCGCCCCGAGCCATCCCGACCCCCGGGTCGCCGTGCGCCGCCGGCCCTACCTCGTGCCGGTGCCGGACTGTGAGCCGCCGTTCGACGACGAGGCCGTCGGTTGCCCGCACCACACCGGTCCAGCCGCGAGCCCGGACGATGACCGCCCGGAATTCGCCGTGCGCCACGGTGTCTGGCGGGGCGGAGTGACGGCGGTCGCCCCCCAGCCGCTGCCCGGTTCGTCCGTGGGCTCGGGTCCTGTCCGTCACCTGGCCGCCGTCCGACCCGTCGTCCACGGCCCGGCACCGATGCGTCGGGCACCGGAACCGGGTTCGGCCGATCACAGCGCCCGCATGCTCGCGCGCGCGCTCGTCGAGGTGCTGGCCGGCCATCGGCCGGCCCAGCAGCTGCGCGGGTTCTGCGCGCCGGCAGTCTTCGCCGAACTGCAGCGCGGCGAGCGTCGGCGGACACCGGCGCTGCCCCACGTCCTCAGTGTCCGCGTGTGTGAGCCGGCGCCCGATGCGGCGGAAGTGGCCACCGTGTACCGGCGGGGCGATCGGGTGCGCATGGTCGCCTTCCGCCTGGAACGCCCGGCCGGGGACGGCGTGGGCGGCGCGGCGAAGTGGTGCATCACCGCACTGCAGGCCGGGTGAGTCCCACCGGCCGCGTCGGCGCCACCCCGCCCGACACGACACAGGGCCCGACCCCCTGAGGGGGCCGGGCCCTGTGACTGGAACGGTGCGTCGATCAGACGTCCGCGGTCTTACCGTGGCACTGCTTGTACTTCTTGCCCGAGCCACAGGGACACGGCGAGTTCCGACCCGGCTTCGTCGCCGTGGCCGCACCCGACCCATTGGCCGAGGCACCGTCGGTGACGACCTTCGGACGGGCCCCGCCGTCCTCGTCGGGCGCACTGTAGGACAAGGCGTCGCCCGCATGCTGGGGTCCGAGCCCCTTGGCCCGCAAACCGGGCACTGCCCCGTCGACCGCGGGGGCGGCGGCAGCCGCCTCCTCGGTGGGGAGCTTCTCGATGGGCCGCACCCGCCGCTGCACCGGAGGGGCTGCGGCGGGAGCGGGAGCCGCCACCGCGGCGGCAGCCGGCACCGCACCGGCCGGAGTCGCCGTCACCGTCGGCGCACCCCCGAGGGACACCCCGGCGGCAGCCCGGCCGTCCGGGACCCCCGGAGCGGCCGCGGCAGCGGCCGGCTGAGCGGGGACCACCTGCACCTGCAGGTTGTAGAGGAAGCCGACCGACTGCTCCTTGAGGGAGTCGAGCATCGCGGCGAACATGTCGTAGCCCTCACGCTGGTACTCGACCAGCGGGTCGCGCTGGGCCATCGCCCGCAGACCGATGCCCTCCTTGAGGTAGTCCATCTCGTAGAGGTGCTCGCGCCACTTCCGATCCAACACCGACAGCACGACCCGACGCTCCAGCTCGCGCGTGATCGGCGGGGTCAGCGCCTCCTCACGCTTGCGCCATGCCTCCCGGGCGTCGGCCAGGACCTCCTCCTTGAGGTTCTCCCGCGTCAGCGCTCCATGCTTCTCGGAGATCTCCTCCGGGGTGATCGACACCGGGTAGAGGGTCTTGAGCGCCGTCCAGAGCGTCTCGGTGTCCCAGTCCTCCGCGTAGCCCTGGGCGGTCGCGCCGTCCACGTACGCGCCGAGGACGTCGGTGATCATGTTCTGCACCTGGACGTGCAGGTCTTCGCCGTCCAGCACGCGGCGCCGCTCGTCGTAGATGACGGTGCGCTGCTTGTTCATCACCTCGTCGTACTTGAGCACGTTCTTACGGGTCTCGTAGTTCTGCTGCTCGACCTGCGTCTGCGCACTCTTGATCGCCTTGGAGACGAAGCTGTGCTCGATCGGGACGTCGTCCGGCATCCGCAGCCGGGTCATCAGCATCTCGACGGTGCCACCGCCGACGCGGCGCATCAGGTCGTCACCGAGGGAAAGGTAGAACCGCGACTCGCCCGGGTCGCCCTGCCGTCCGGAACGACCGCGCAGCTGGTTGTCGATGCGCCGGGACTCGTGCCGCTCGGTACCGAGCACGTAGAGACCGCCGGCCTCCCGCACCTTCTCGGCCTCGGCCTTGGACGCCGTCCGGGCCTCCTCCAGCGCGTCCGCCCAGGCGGCCTCGTACTCCTCCGGCGTCTCCGCCGGGCTCAGGCCCTTGGCCCGCAGCGCCAGGTCGGCATTGAACTCGGGATTGCCGCCGAGCACGATGTCGGTGCCACGGCCGGCCATGTTGGTGGCCACGGTGACGGCACCGGTCCGCCCGGCCTGGGCGATGATCGCCGCCTCCCGGGCATGGTTCTTGGCATTGAGGACCTCGTGCGGGATACCGGCCCGGAGCAGGAGCTTGCTGAGCAGCTCGGACTTCTCCACCGACGCCGTACCCACCAGGACCGGCTGGCCGTTCTCGTGCCGTTCGACGATGTCCGCGACGACCGCGTCGAACTTGGCATCCTCGGTCTTGTAGATCAGGTCGGCCTCGTCCAGACGCACGACCGGGCGGTTCGGCGGGACGGGCACCACGCCGAGCTTGTAGGTCTGGCTGAGTTCGGCGGCCTCGGTCTGGGCCGTGCCGGTCATGCCGGCGAGCTTGCCGTACAGGCGGAAGTAGTTCTGCAGGGTGATCGTGGCCAGCGTCTGGTTCTCGGCCTTGATCTCGACGCCTTCCTTGGCCTCGATCGCCTGGTGCATGCCTTCGTTGTAGCGCCGGCCGTGCAGCACGCGACCGGTGAACTCGTCGACGATGAGCACCTCACCGTTGACCACGATGTAGTCGCGGTCCTTCTTGTAGAGCTCCTTGGCCTTGATGGCGTTGTTGAGGAACCCGACCAGCGGGGTGTTGACCGACTCGTAGAGATTGTCGATCCCGAACGCGGCCTCGACCTTGGCCACGCCGTCCTCGGTGACGCCGACGGTCCGCTTGGACTCGTCGACCTCGTAGTCGACGTCGGCCCGCATGCGCGGCACCAGGCGGGCGAACTCGGTGTACCACTTCGACGACTGGTCGGCCGGACCCGAGATGATCAGCGGGGTCCGGGCCTCGTCGATGAGGATGGAGTCGACCTCGTCCACGATGGCGAAGTGGTGGCCCCGCTGCACCAGGTCGTTCTTCGACCAGGCCATGTTGTCGCGCAGGAAGTCGAAGCCGAACTCGTTGTTGGTGCCGTAGGTGATGTCGGCCTCGTAAGCCGCCCGGCGGACCTCCGGCGGCTGGTTCGCGAGGATGACCCCGACCTCGAGCCCGAGGAAGCGATGCACCCGTCCCATCCACTCGCTGTCGCGCTGGGCGAGGTAGTCGTTGACCGTGACGACGTGGACGCCCTTGCCCTCGAGGGCGTTGAGGTAGGCCGGCAGCGTCGAGACCAGGGTCTTGCCCTCACCGGTCTTCATCTCGGCGATGTCCCCGAGGTGCAGTGCGGCACCACCCATCAACTGCACGTCGAAATGCCGCATGCCGAGCGTCCGGTGGGCCGCCTCGCGGACGACGGCGAACGCCTCCACGAGCAGGTCGTCGACCGTCTCGCCGTTGGCCAGGCGCTCCTTGAACGCGGCCGTCTGGGCGCGGAGC
This window of the Nakamurella flava genome carries:
- a CDS encoding LysM peptidoglycan-binding domain-containing protein, whose product is MPNDVKRKQSLVIAFFEPESGRVRRPGGRPPVDERSGGAASAWLLLGVLLAGLTGLLALLPPPTAVLTLTGTGTRGLDAAVLAGASVLVWALSAWVATVALVAAIGVLPGVGGQAARALLRVIAPRVALRLVAAAVGASALASTTACAAPIFAEPAQAAISTTSTPAAALPTSTAIAGPTASATLPSSAVPASTTVPFAMDWPESTPTDSVVLDIQWPDTEVDGPTVTTAVASPAPTAAPGHSGPAAAAEPETSAPLSSAPTTGQAAEEVTVRPGDTLWSLAQRSLPADADDAAVDTAWRQWFAANRNVIGDNPDRLEPGQILLAPSADGSTP
- a CDS encoding Rv3235 family protein — encoded protein: MTTALAPSHPDPRVAVRRRPYLVPVPDCEPPFDDEAVGCPHHTGPAASPDDDRPEFAVRHGVWRGGVTAVAPQPLPGSSVGSGPVRHLAAVRPVVHGPAPMRRAPEPGSADHSARMLARALVEVLAGHRPAQQLRGFCAPAVFAELQRGERRRTPALPHVLSVRVCEPAPDAAEVATVYRRGDRVRMVAFRLERPAGDGVGGAAKWCITALQAG
- the secA gene encoding preprotein translocase subunit SecA produces the protein MVLGRLLRIGEAKTLKRLRVIADHINAIEDDYTGLSDDELRAQTAAFKERLANGETVDDLLVEAFAVVREAAHRTLGMRHFDVQLMGGAALHLGDIAEMKTGEGKTLVSTLPAYLNALEGKGVHVVTVNDYLAQRDSEWMGRVHRFLGLEVGVILANQPPEVRRAAYEADITYGTNNEFGFDFLRDNMAWSKNDLVQRGHHFAIVDEVDSILIDEARTPLIISGPADQSSKWYTEFARLVPRMRADVDYEVDESKRTVGVTEDGVAKVEAAFGIDNLYESVNTPLVGFLNNAIKAKELYKKDRDYIVVNGEVLIVDEFTGRVLHGRRYNEGMHQAIEAKEGVEIKAENQTLATITLQNYFRLYGKLAGMTGTAQTEAAELSQTYKLGVVPVPPNRPVVRLDEADLIYKTEDAKFDAVVADIVERHENGQPVLVGTASVEKSELLSKLLLRAGIPHEVLNAKNHAREAAIIAQAGRTGAVTVATNMAGRGTDIVLGGNPEFNADLALRAKGLSPAETPEEYEAAWADALEEARTASKAEAEKVREAGGLYVLGTERHESRRIDNQLRGRSGRQGDPGESRFYLSLGDDLMRRVGGGTVEMLMTRLRMPDDVPIEHSFVSKAIKSAQTQVEQQNYETRKNVLKYDEVMNKQRTVIYDERRRVLDGEDLHVQVQNMITDVLGAYVDGATAQGYAEDWDTETLWTALKTLYPVSITPEEISEKHGALTRENLKEEVLADAREAWRKREEALTPPITRELERRVVLSVLDRKWREHLYEMDYLKEGIGLRAMAQRDPLVEYQREGYDMFAAMLDSLKEQSVGFLYNLQVQVVPAQPAAAAAAPGVPDGRAAAGVSLGGAPTVTATPAGAVPAAAAVAAPAPAAAPPVQRRVRPIEKLPTEEAAAAAPAVDGAVPGLRAKGLGPQHAGDALSYSAPDEDGGARPKVVTDGASANGSGAATATKPGRNSPCPCGSGKKYKQCHGKTADV